The following are from one region of the Nicotiana tomentosiformis chromosome 7, ASM39032v3, whole genome shotgun sequence genome:
- the LOC104112409 gene encoding uncharacterized protein isoform X3 → MATETVNPKAYPLADSQLTTTIMDLVQQAANYKQLKKGANEATKTLNRGISEFVVMAADTEPLEILLHLPLLAEDKNVPYVFVPSKQALGRACGVTRPVIACSVTSNEGSQLKSQIQQLKLL, encoded by the exons ATG GCAACAGAAACTGTGAACCCAAAAGCATACCCACTTGCTGATTCGCAGCTTACAACAACCATAATGGATTTGGTTCAACAAGCTGCTAACTATAAGCAGCTTAAAAAGGGTGCTAATGAag CCACAAAGACACTGAACAGAGGAATTTCAGAATTTGTTGTAATGGCAGCAGATACCGAGCCCCTTGAAATCCTTCTTCACCTTCCGCTCCTTGCTGAAGATAAG AATGTGCCCTATGTCTTTGTCCCTTCAAAGCAAGCTCTTGGTCGGGCTTGTGGTGTTACCCGACCTGTGATTGCTTGTTCAGTGACAAGCAATGAGGGAAGCCAGTTGAAATCTCAAATACAACAACTAAAG CTCCTTTGA
- the LOC104112409 gene encoding uncharacterized protein isoform X2: MATETVNPKAYPLADSQLTTTIMDLVQQAANYKQLKKGANEATKTLNRGISEFVVMAADTEPLEILLHLPLLAEDKNVPYVFVPSKQALGRACGVTRPVIACSVTSNEGSQLKSQIQQLKLLI; this comes from the exons ATG GCAACAGAAACTGTGAACCCAAAAGCATACCCACTTGCTGATTCGCAGCTTACAACAACCATAATGGATTTGGTTCAACAAGCTGCTAACTATAAGCAGCTTAAAAAGGGTGCTAATGAag CCACAAAGACACTGAACAGAGGAATTTCAGAATTTGTTGTAATGGCAGCAGATACCGAGCCCCTTGAAATCCTTCTTCACCTTCCGCTCCTTGCTGAAGATAAG AATGTGCCCTATGTCTTTGTCCCTTCAAAGCAAGCTCTTGGTCGGGCTTGTGGTGTTACCCGACCTGTGATTGCTTGTTCAGTGACAAGCAATGAGGGAAGCCAGTTGAAATCTCAAATACAACAACTAAAG CTCCTCATCTAA
- the LOC104112409 gene encoding uncharacterized protein isoform X1 — MATETVNPKAYPLADSQLTTTIMDLVQQAANYKQLKKGANEATKTLNRGISEFVVMAADTEPLEILLHLPLLAEDKNVPYVFVPSKQALGRACGVTRPVIACSVTSNEGSQLKSQIQQLKDAIEKLLI, encoded by the exons ATG GCAACAGAAACTGTGAACCCAAAAGCATACCCACTTGCTGATTCGCAGCTTACAACAACCATAATGGATTTGGTTCAACAAGCTGCTAACTATAAGCAGCTTAAAAAGGGTGCTAATGAag CCACAAAGACACTGAACAGAGGAATTTCAGAATTTGTTGTAATGGCAGCAGATACCGAGCCCCTTGAAATCCTTCTTCACCTTCCGCTCCTTGCTGAAGATAAG AATGTGCCCTATGTCTTTGTCCCTTCAAAGCAAGCTCTTGGTCGGGCTTGTGGTGTTACCCGACCTGTGATTGCTTGTTCAGTGACAAGCAATGAGGGAAGCCAGTTGAAATCTCAAATACAACAACTAAAG GATGCCATTGAAAAGCTCCTCATCTAA
- the LOC104112410 gene encoding probable DEAD-box ATP-dependent RNA helicase 48 — protein MSLLQSPFLVAPYQSLSSSKTISGASQLFLSTKFCTLNLSTTTITNVPYKSSTIRMGGGPRTYPGGVSKWQWKRMQAKKAKQLLKARLARERQIYEMRKRAELKAAVSELERPWEVVEKAPTLFSVSADEQLSVLADRFQKPGGFDMWSDKDGPELFKPEDGLPSARFFPKGVVHSIKPYGKIENAIGGFEDSSNLGSDSQSESDRKVRMKSNRRERNSRTLRTGSDREGKEGYLNMEDSEKVSIDGKNHKGMQNKFKNTNRRKMFGHPEKFSSVETAMSRIKNKSHRPADSDGEGGMFNVVDKFDDSDSPVFELNLQDDGSYQL, from the coding sequence ATGTCTCTTCTCCAATCTCCATTCTTAGTTGCACCATATCAGAGTCTCTCTTCATCCAAAACAATTTCAGGGGCATCCCAACTCTTCCTCTCCACCAAATTCTGTACACTTAATCTATCTACCACTACAATCACCAATGTTCCCTACAAATCCTCAACAATTAGGATGGGTGGTGGCCCAAGAACCTATCCAGGAGGCGTCTCAAAGTGGCAGTGGAAACGAATGCAAGCAAAGAAAGCAAAGCAGCTTCTTAAGGCTCGATTGGCTCGGGAACGCCAAATCTATGAAATGAGGAAGCGGGCCGAGCTCAAAGCTGCTGTCTCTGAGCTCGAAAGGCCTTGGGAAGTGGTTGAAAAGGCACCTACATTGTTCTCTGTGAGTGCTGATGAGCAATTGAGCGTCTTGGCTGATCGGTTTCAAAAGCCTGGAGGGTTTGATATGTGGTCTGACAAAGATGGGCCAGAATTGTTCAAGCCCGAAGATGGATTACCCTCAGCAAGGTTTTTCCCTAAGGGAGTTGTTCATAGCATTAAACCCTATGGAAAAATTGAGAATGCTATTGGTGGTTTTGAGGACTCTTCAAATTTGGGTTCAGATTCCCAAAGTGAAAGTGATAGGAAGGTGCGAATGAAGAGTAATAGGCGTGAGCGAAATTCAAGAACACTAAGAACTGGATCCGATAGAGAAGGAAAAGAGGGTTATTTGAATATGGAAGATTCCGAAAAAGTGTCAATAGATGGCAAAAATCACAAGGGCATGCAAAATAAGTTCAAGAACACAAATCGGAGGAAGATGTTTGGTCACCCTGAAAAATTTAGTTCAGTGGAAACTGCGATGTCTAGAATAAAGAATAAGAGTCATAGACCAGCTGATAGTGATGGAGAGGGTGGAATGTTTAATGTGGTAGACAAGTTCGATGATTCAGATTCTCCAGTGTTTGAATTGAATTTGCAAGATGATGGGAGCTATCAGCTCTAA